Proteins from a single region of Sphaerochaeta globosa str. Buddy:
- a CDS encoding ankyrin repeat domain-containing protein: MKYLTALLVLLLLLLSPSFASEQDLYRAASQGNPSDVMLAAISAGSFLVEEEDGWNAFFYAATNNADVEVLQLLLDNGFEVNQIDSQGSTPLMYSAEFNKEPRVTAFLLDKGADVQARSPKGETALHRACIGKAGMEVIDLLLKAGASAGQTNIYGQSALHFAAYSRSDSDILTTLILAGAEVNYKDYIGKTALLYLLERQPDSDAVEALLTFGAKPDIADNEGNTALMMAAGRANDGDLIKLLVRNGAKVESRNLAGVTALMYAAAYNQNLDVLDELINAGAQIDAASITGMTALAYAAWHNSNRSITSRLLAHGASIYSTDEKGQTPLMYATAANPNTEVVKLLLQAGSDPDRKSQEGYSAREYVQMNPNKESMLALFK, encoded by the coding sequence CGTTCTTTTGCTGCTTCTCTTATCTCCGAGCTTCGCCTCGGAACAGGACTTGTACCGAGCCGCTTCGCAGGGAAATCCCTCCGATGTCATGCTTGCTGCCATCAGTGCAGGCTCCTTTCTCGTTGAAGAGGAAGACGGATGGAATGCTTTCTTCTATGCAGCAACCAACAATGCTGATGTCGAGGTACTGCAACTGCTGCTTGACAACGGCTTTGAGGTCAACCAAATCGACAGCCAAGGCAGCACTCCTCTGATGTACAGCGCTGAATTCAACAAAGAGCCTCGGGTGACGGCCTTCCTGCTTGATAAGGGGGCCGACGTACAGGCACGTTCCCCCAAAGGAGAGACAGCCCTGCATCGCGCCTGCATCGGCAAGGCAGGCATGGAAGTGATCGACCTACTTTTGAAGGCCGGCGCTTCTGCAGGACAGACCAATATATATGGGCAGTCCGCCCTCCACTTTGCAGCCTACAGCAGAAGCGATTCCGACATCCTCACCACTCTCATCCTTGCAGGAGCGGAGGTGAACTACAAAGACTATATAGGCAAAACGGCGTTGCTATACTTGTTGGAAAGGCAACCGGATAGTGATGCGGTGGAAGCACTGCTCACATTCGGCGCAAAGCCTGATATCGCGGACAACGAAGGAAACACCGCGTTGATGATGGCTGCGGGAAGAGCAAACGATGGAGATCTTATCAAGCTGCTGGTACGCAATGGAGCCAAAGTCGAGTCGCGCAACCTTGCCGGTGTCACCGCCTTGATGTATGCAGCTGCATACAATCAGAATCTCGATGTATTGGATGAGTTGATCAATGCAGGGGCACAAATCGACGCAGCATCTATAACCGGGATGACTGCATTGGCATATGCAGCCTGGCACAACAGCAACAGGTCCATCACCTCCCGCCTGCTCGCCCATGGCGCCTCGATATACAGCACCGATGAGAAGGGCCAGACACCTTTGATGTATGCAACGGCAGCCAACCCCAATACGGAGGTGGTCAAGCTGCTTCTCCAAGCCGGTTCAGATCCCGACCGGAAAAGTCAGGAAGGCTATAGCGCCCGGGAGTATGTCCAGATGAACCCCAACAAGGAGAGCATGCTTGCTCTCTTCAAATAG
- a CDS encoding Ig-like domain-containing protein yields the protein MKRTTPPITVACMLALGMALLIGCTDAFNPPKNVTEVTIDEVRPLMIGETFQFTATIAPADATNKRLSWASDNTAVASVDAEGLVTAVSRGSATILVTTEDQNKTDNVQISVHNGYVRVSFTNTADASDTYSFWLTSGPAQGSALDRDTIFTEYDVPSHTLRDFGSGNGSRRLASNTPMDKEYGQFIPLENNYPFESFELYVPDAVDDTCIGDALDAVRFSIHSMQDASTLAFSAGYSSLDPPPISVTFTEFGDEYVGGIISGRISDSRSTEYEVSGEFRVLRAAYAPKY from the coding sequence ATGAAACGTACGACACCCCCTATTACGGTTGCCTGCATGCTCGCACTCGGCATGGCTCTGCTCATCGGTTGTACCGACGCTTTTAATCCTCCCAAAAATGTAACAGAGGTTACGATTGACGAAGTTCGCCCGCTCATGATTGGTGAAACCTTCCAATTTACTGCAACCATTGCTCCCGCCGACGCAACCAACAAGCGCTTGTCTTGGGCTTCCGATAATACTGCGGTTGCTTCAGTCGATGCTGAGGGCTTGGTCACCGCAGTATCACGGGGTAGTGCTACAATCTTAGTAACGACCGAGGACCAAAACAAGACTGACAATGTCCAGATTTCCGTGCACAACGGATATGTGCGTGTTTCCTTCACCAACACTGCCGATGCCTCTGACACTTACTCGTTTTGGCTAACATCTGGCCCTGCACAAGGATCGGCCCTTGATAGAGATACAATCTTCACAGAGTATGATGTCCCTTCCCATACCCTCAGGGACTTCGGAAGTGGCAACGGCAGCAGAAGACTTGCTTCAAACACTCCTATGGATAAAGAGTATGGTCAGTTTATTCCCTTGGAGAACAACTACCCCTTTGAGAGCTTTGAGCTCTATGTGCCCGATGCAGTAGACGACACGTGCATCGGTGATGCTTTGGATGCTGTAAGGTTTTCAATACATAGCATGCAAGATGCTTCAACTCTTGCATTCTCGGCTGGATATTCCAGTTTGGACCCACCTCCCATCAGCGTCACATTCACTGAATTCGGTGATGAGTATGTGGGAGGAATAATTTCAGGCAGGATATCTGATTCTCGTTCCACAGAATATGAAGTTTCGGGTGAGTTCAGAGTCCTGAGGGCTGCATACGCACCAAAATACTAA
- a CDS encoding ankyrin repeat domain-containing protein has product MAKREETLNKKLLAAAVSATKVKEIKTLLDQGADIHTQNEWGLTPIMLAAQYNPSVNVLKALLDAGADIQEAEPKYRSNALHLAANKSISPKVIEELLKAGADLNARNYLGETALIMAVNSNPEARIISALLKAGADINARDYQGHSVLEYAKAAKRTYIVNQLKKMGAN; this is encoded by the coding sequence ATGGCGAAACGTGAAGAAACCCTGAATAAGAAGTTACTCGCAGCTGCTGTTTCTGCTACCAAAGTGAAGGAAATCAAGACCCTTCTTGACCAAGGGGCAGACATTCACACCCAGAACGAGTGGGGCCTTACTCCTATCATGCTGGCAGCCCAATACAACCCTTCAGTCAATGTCTTGAAGGCGCTTTTGGATGCCGGAGCGGACATCCAGGAAGCTGAGCCGAAGTATCGGTCCAATGCCCTGCACCTCGCAGCAAACAAGAGCATAAGCCCGAAAGTCATTGAGGAACTTCTCAAGGCGGGAGCCGATCTCAATGCCCGCAACTACCTCGGGGAGACCGCCCTGATCATGGCAGTGAACAGCAACCCTGAAGCCCGCATCATCTCCGCCCTGCTGAAAGCCGGAGCAGACATCAACGCCCGCGACTATCAGGGTCACTCGGTACTTGAGTATGCCAAGGCAGCCAAGAGAACCTATATTGTAAACCAGCTAAAGAAGATGGGTGCGAACTAG
- a CDS encoding adenosine deaminase, translating into MVTKEIIQQIPKVELHDHLDGGLRIQTILDLANEQHVKLPSEDPQKLHDWFVRGCRQKSLSLYLEPFGVTTQVMQTEDALRRVAFEAVEDLAKEHVCYAEIRFAPILHIHNGLSLEQVVQAVLDGLQQGTRHTGMPTGLILCTMRNQSPKISQTIAELAVAFADRGVVGFDLAGDEIGYPPKKHLEAFQFIRNKNFNITIHAGEAFGVESIWQAVQLCGAHRIGHGVRLVEDMGLDGTRIEEMGSLANFILDRRIPMEMCLTSNVGTGAAKDYASHPFPILFRNKFRVFLCSDNRLMSDTNLTREMELAVQYYNLNIRDLEKITINAMKSAFIHHDQKLSIIYNVIKKGYLQIREQYGITD; encoded by the coding sequence ATGGTAACCAAGGAAATAATCCAGCAGATTCCAAAAGTGGAACTGCATGACCATCTTGACGGCGGCCTGAGAATTCAGACCATTTTGGACCTGGCCAATGAGCAGCATGTCAAGCTTCCCAGCGAGGATCCTCAGAAGCTGCATGATTGGTTTGTACGCGGCTGCAGACAAAAAAGCCTCTCCTTGTACCTGGAACCATTCGGGGTAACAACCCAAGTCATGCAGACAGAAGATGCGCTTAGGCGGGTTGCCTTTGAAGCGGTTGAGGATTTGGCGAAGGAGCATGTCTGCTATGCCGAAATCCGCTTCGCCCCCATCCTGCACATACATAATGGCCTGAGCCTTGAGCAAGTAGTGCAAGCAGTCCTTGACGGATTGCAGCAAGGGACAAGGCATACAGGCATGCCTACCGGCCTTATCCTATGCACCATGCGCAACCAGAGCCCCAAGATCAGCCAGACGATTGCCGAGCTTGCAGTAGCATTTGCAGATCGGGGTGTGGTTGGATTCGACCTTGCCGGCGATGAGATCGGCTACCCTCCCAAGAAGCATCTGGAGGCTTTCCAGTTCATCCGCAATAAAAACTTCAACATTACCATCCATGCCGGAGAAGCCTTCGGGGTGGAATCCATCTGGCAGGCCGTTCAGCTGTGCGGAGCACATCGTATCGGACACGGAGTTCGCTTGGTGGAGGATATGGGCCTTGATGGAACGAGGATCGAGGAGATGGGTTCGCTTGCAAACTTCATCCTTGACCGACGAATTCCTATGGAGATGTGCCTGACCAGCAATGTTGGGACCGGGGCTGCAAAAGACTATGCAAGTCACCCCTTCCCCATTCTCTTTCGGAATAAGTTCCGCGTCTTTTTGTGCAGTGACAACCGCTTGATGAGCGACACAAACCTTACCAGGGAAATGGAACTTGCCGTGCAATACTACAACCTGAATATACGCGACTTGGAGAAGATTACAATCAATGCGATGAAGTCAGCCTTCATCCATCATGACCAGAAGCTCTCCATTATCTACAATGTAATCAAGAAAGGGTATCTACAAATCCGCGAACAATACGGCATTACCGACTAA
- a CDS encoding rhomboid family intramembrane serine protease: protein MNKASLINRRFRDGTYKNFTLKLVVLNALVYLLTAYIYPRSAYYLAMIPSFVLGGYVWQPFTYMFVHGGFNHLLFNMLSLFIFGSMVEKRIGSKEFLLFYLLAGLFSGIVSFISYYLAGTNVILVGASGAIYAVLLMFAVFYPYSVIFVFGFIPVRAPILVILYAIIELSSQVFGRGGNVAHLTHLSGLVFAYLYCRIRMRINPIEVFKRTL from the coding sequence ATGAATAAAGCCTCGCTGATAAACCGGAGATTCCGGGACGGTACGTATAAGAATTTTACCCTGAAGCTCGTGGTGCTTAATGCACTGGTCTACCTGCTTACCGCCTATATATATCCACGCAGTGCATATTACCTGGCCATGATTCCCTCGTTTGTGCTTGGCGGGTATGTGTGGCAACCGTTTACCTACATGTTCGTGCATGGTGGATTCAACCACCTTCTGTTCAATATGCTCAGCCTTTTTATTTTCGGCTCGATGGTGGAAAAGCGCATTGGCAGCAAGGAATTTCTGCTTTTCTATCTGCTTGCAGGGCTATTCAGCGGCATTGTGAGTTTCATCAGCTACTATTTGGCTGGCACGAATGTAATTCTTGTCGGAGCTTCCGGGGCGATTTATGCAGTACTTCTGATGTTTGCCGTCTTCTACCCTTATTCGGTGATTTTTGTTTTTGGTTTCATTCCTGTCAGAGCTCCGATACTGGTAATCCTCTATGCGATCATTGAGCTGTCCAGCCAGGTGTTCGGCCGGGGTGGAAACGTAGCGCATCTTACCCATCTGAGCGGACTGGTATTTGCCTATTTGTATTGCAGGATCAGAATGCGCATCAATCCCATCGAAGTATTCAAGCGAACCCTTTAG
- a CDS encoding SAM-dependent methyltransferase, with the protein MATSRRDRADSYTKRAHKEGYPARSVYKLEELQQSFNLIKSGDTVLDVGAAPGSWTLYTHNELIKGKGTIIAVDLNPLSLNPVPVTVTSYVGDAFGKEMRNTLISHGPYDVIISDAAPMTMGNRSVDTSRSENLAEQVIYLAKDHLKVHGNLVVKIFQGGGQVEMLKLMRTLFVKVKPFKPKACRDDSFEIYLVGMDKLETESTPCES; encoded by the coding sequence ATGGCAACCAGCAGAAGAGACCGTGCAGACTCCTATACCAAACGTGCACACAAAGAGGGCTATCCCGCCCGTTCCGTCTATAAGCTCGAAGAACTCCAACAGAGCTTCAACCTCATCAAGAGTGGAGACACCGTCCTGGATGTGGGGGCAGCGCCTGGATCTTGGACGCTGTATACCCACAATGAGCTGATAAAAGGCAAGGGAACGATTATTGCAGTCGACCTCAATCCCTTGAGCCTCAATCCAGTCCCGGTGACGGTCACGTCCTATGTTGGCGATGCTTTTGGTAAAGAGATGCGCAATACACTCATCTCCCATGGGCCCTACGATGTCATCATCAGTGATGCCGCCCCGATGACCATGGGCAACCGTTCAGTAGACACTTCGCGCAGCGAGAATCTTGCTGAGCAGGTTATCTACCTTGCCAAGGACCATCTGAAGGTCCATGGCAATCTGGTGGTCAAGATTTTTCAGGGGGGGGGCCAAGTGGAGATGCTCAAGCTCATGCGCACCCTTTTTGTAAAAGTGAAGCCCTTCAAGCCGAAAGCCTGCAGGGATGATTCATTTGAGATTTATCTGGTAGGTATGGATAAATTGGAAACGGAGAGTACACCATGCGAATCGTAA
- a CDS encoding DUF3842 family protein: MRIVIIDGQGGSLGKSMVEAIKKQFPHVHLLAIGTNSLAASAMLRSGADAIATGENPVVVASRNADLIIGPLGIITADALHGEITPAMAIAVAQSQAHKILLPISKCNVSIVGRQDLSLGEMIELAIKEIATFLDNQG; the protein is encoded by the coding sequence ATGCGAATCGTAATCATCGACGGCCAAGGCGGAAGTTTGGGGAAAAGTATGGTTGAGGCAATCAAAAAACAATTTCCCCACGTTCATCTGCTGGCCATCGGGACAAACAGCCTTGCAGCGAGTGCCATGCTCCGAAGCGGCGCCGATGCCATTGCAACCGGGGAGAACCCGGTCGTGGTTGCCTCCAGGAACGCCGATCTGATCATCGGGCCTTTGGGAATCATCACAGCCGATGCCCTGCATGGGGAAATAACCCCTGCCATGGCCATCGCTGTTGCACAAAGTCAGGCACATAAGATTCTGCTGCCGATAAGCAAATGCAATGTCAGCATCGTAGGAAGGCAAGACTTGAGCCTGGGAGAGATGATAGAGCTCGCCATCAAGGAGATTGCAACCTTTCTTGACAACCAAGGCTGA
- a CDS encoding DUF1893 domain-containing protein has translation MEPYQQPLPEGTTLSIYNHDQLIFSDSGRWLSPLFAFERFLATYTGERDCLSAHDTAAGKAAAVLMSRMGIARAHINLVSDLAVAFYEEHGIRITWEKRIERLACKTEDLLFDLTSEEEMYRLLRRRAKLVRGVGIAVQQVSYAYPDLPPILEDLSFTVEQGGRLIIQGDNGMGKTTLLNLLLGKLTPAKGSILIDDQEITSLPKRTIGYIKQQQTQEHYPVSVREVVSMAVDPSLDIKQQKWEIDTALRRTGVYELADRNFFTLSGGERQKVSLSRTLCQKARLLLLDEPTSFLDAKSRKTLIEVLHSLSMDEMPTIIIVTHDKELETDLRWPVLRLEGKHA, from the coding sequence GTGGAACCGTATCAGCAACCACTTCCCGAGGGAACAACCCTAAGCATCTACAACCACGACCAACTCATTTTTTCTGACAGCGGTCGCTGGCTCTCCCCTCTTTTTGCCTTCGAACGCTTCTTGGCCACCTATACAGGAGAGCGTGACTGCCTTTCAGCCCACGATACGGCAGCAGGCAAAGCCGCAGCTGTTCTGATGAGCCGCATGGGCATTGCAAGGGCGCACATCAATCTGGTGAGCGACCTCGCCGTAGCGTTCTACGAAGAACACGGCATTCGCATCACTTGGGAAAAACGAATTGAGCGACTGGCATGCAAAACCGAGGATTTGCTTTTTGACCTGACAAGCGAAGAGGAAATGTACCGCCTGCTCAGAAGGCGTGCAAAGTTGGTACGGGGAGTTGGTATTGCCGTACAGCAGGTCAGCTATGCATACCCCGATCTTCCTCCAATCCTTGAGGATCTCTCATTTACTGTAGAGCAAGGCGGCAGGCTCATCATCCAAGGTGACAATGGTATGGGAAAAACCACGTTGCTCAATCTCTTGCTGGGAAAGCTCACTCCAGCTAAGGGGTCAATCCTTATCGATGACCAGGAAATAACCTCCTTGCCCAAGCGGACGATCGGATACATCAAACAGCAGCAGACACAAGAACACTATCCTGTCTCGGTACGGGAGGTGGTCAGCATGGCTGTTGATCCGAGCCTCGATATCAAGCAACAGAAATGGGAGATCGACACGGCACTGCGAAGAACCGGAGTGTATGAGCTGGCTGATCGTAATTTCTTTACCCTCAGCGGAGGTGAACGCCAAAAGGTTTCACTCTCACGGACCCTCTGCCAAAAGGCACGACTTTTGCTTTTGGATGAGCCTACCTCGTTTCTGGATGCAAAGAGCCGAAAAACACTGATCGAGGTACTGCACTCCCTCAGCATGGATGAAATGCCGACGATCATCATCGTAACCCATGACAAGGAACTGGAAACCGACCTCCGCTGGCCGGTTCTCCGACTGGAAGGCAAGCATGCATGA
- a CDS encoding metal ABC transporter permease, which yields MHDFLYALSLPPVARGLVAMAIAGFCFPASGVMVLRLNLVPMRYMLMHGVILGGAISLAFSLPVLPTSILLNLLLVLLMLRLKGSNSQSFSLASAAAMVFSMALASLVMHLWDVPAKDTLQLLWGSPFALTFVDILGLTVIALVLILYLVVNFRTVSAIFFDPEIAHSLGMSVTWHYTLMVLVIALVIAFAMKLLGALLIDALLILPVMVGSKRAASLKQLIGFSCLTGLFISTFGYVLAVATDLPPSGTIALLSALLYLAPTSHKKGIAV from the coding sequence ATGCATGACTTTCTCTATGCTCTCAGTCTTCCCCCGGTTGCACGGGGCCTGGTTGCCATGGCAATAGCAGGCTTCTGCTTTCCCGCAAGCGGGGTAATGGTTCTGCGCCTGAATCTGGTACCGATGCGCTACATGCTCATGCATGGCGTCATCCTTGGGGGGGCCATCTCTCTTGCATTCTCCCTGCCGGTTCTTCCGACCAGCATCCTGCTCAACCTCTTGCTCGTCCTTCTGATGCTCCGCCTCAAAGGCAGCAACTCGCAAAGCTTCTCTCTTGCCAGTGCAGCGGCAATGGTGTTTTCCATGGCTTTGGCCTCGTTGGTCATGCATCTGTGGGATGTACCTGCCAAGGATACCCTGCAATTGCTCTGGGGTAGCCCATTTGCGTTGACCTTCGTTGATATTCTCGGCCTGACAGTCATCGCCTTGGTGCTCATCCTGTATCTGGTTGTAAACTTCAGGACAGTCAGCGCCATATTTTTCGACCCGGAGATCGCCCATTCATTGGGTATGTCGGTCACATGGCATTATACGCTCATGGTTCTGGTTATTGCCTTGGTGATCGCCTTTGCAATGAAGCTATTGGGTGCTCTGCTCATCGATGCCCTGCTCATCCTTCCAGTCATGGTAGGAAGCAAGCGTGCTGCAAGTCTCAAGCAGCTCATAGGGTTCTCCTGCCTCACCGGCTTGTTCATCTCGACTTTCGGTTATGTGCTGGCTGTTGCCACCGACCTTCCACCCAGTGGAACAATTGCCTTGCTTTCGGCTTTGCTCTATCTCGCCCCTACATCACACAAGAAAGGAATTGCTGTATGA